A stretch of the Streptococcus oralis genome encodes the following:
- a CDS encoding DEAD/DEAH box helicase produces the protein MAKLIPGKLRMEGVTLYETGNIEIIKEKGNRLYTRVAGEDLRYSLEDDLVFCACDFFQKRGYCVHLAALEHYLKNDEEGQVILQALEKGHEEQEEVETKVSFGGSFLERIQPQKREKIYTLSAQGQVEAGTNRLLWTLRIALVDSQKYYVIRDIPLFLKVLVHRKPYMIGKYYENDLSWDAFDTASQDVLTFLCGLIEEGLSQDLFFPNQGRHLFFPLTFFEQGVELLMNLEDSYFEHQITSYENLLFHDLDPEANLFSFSVKEYPDYFEMEISESERVNVFYGGAVLFRKGNLYLLNPKQISLLKEIKELPQEERGRKCLQFDNSDRDRLAACLPLFGQLGTVSAPERLQIRPFSPIFYFDREDDGRIRLDIQFDYGDVKVTSRQQLEQLPFSSDAVLENQLFQVCLGAGFEADFQSWRQALKPEAVYSFFHHTIPAFEKLGQFFLSDEMNQLYSVQAPQVQIESKGGLLEIQFDFQGIAQEEIDQALKALTSNQDFYISSSDQVYFFDEETKQIRQNLQELGVELKDGSFQARKSLAYSLSQLFEGRNRISFSEEFQHLAHDLTHPEDFPLGDIRVQASLRDYQEKGVRWLQMLYHYGFGGILADDMGLGKTLQTIAFLTSQVTEDSRVLILAPSGLIYNWADEFRKFAPQLDLAVVHGLKANREAILSENHQIYVTSYATFRQDSELYQEMAFDFLFLDEAQVMKNAQTKIAQSLRQFVVPAVFALSGTPIENHLGELWSIFQIVLPGLLPSKKEFMKLPADRVAQFIKPFVMRRKKEEVLTELPDLIEVVYKNELEDQQKAIYLAQLQQMRDRLAQVTDQEFQRSRVEILSGLMRLRQICDTPALFMDDYQGASGKLDSLRDLLLQVADGGHRVLIFSQFKGMLEKIEKELPDLGLTSFKITGSTPAHDRQEMTKAFNQGERDAFLISLKAGGVGLNLTGADTVILVDLWWNPAVEAQAIGRAHRMGQEQMVEVYRLITKGTIEEKIQELQEQKKHLVSQVLDGTESRASLSLAEIREILGISEAST, from the coding sequence ATGGCTAAATTGATTCCGGGAAAGTTGCGCATGGAGGGTGTTACTCTCTATGAGACAGGCAACATTGAGATTATCAAGGAAAAAGGGAATCGCCTCTATACTCGTGTGGCGGGAGAAGACTTGCGCTACAGTTTAGAGGATGATCTGGTTTTTTGTGCTTGCGATTTTTTCCAAAAAAGAGGTTACTGTGTTCACCTCGCAGCGCTCGAGCATTATCTGAAGAATGATGAAGAAGGCCAGGTGATTTTACAAGCCTTAGAAAAAGGACATGAAGAGCAAGAAGAGGTCGAAACCAAGGTTAGTTTTGGTGGTAGTTTTTTGGAGCGTATCCAACCTCAGAAGAGAGAGAAAATCTACACTTTGTCGGCTCAAGGCCAGGTAGAAGCTGGAACCAATCGTCTCCTTTGGACTCTCCGAATCGCTTTAGTTGATAGTCAAAAATATTATGTCATTCGTGATATCCCTCTCTTTTTGAAGGTCTTAGTCCATCGAAAACCATATATGATTGGGAAATACTATGAAAATGACTTGTCTTGGGATGCTTTTGATACAGCTAGTCAAGATGTTCTTACTTTTTTATGTGGCTTGATTGAGGAGGGACTGAGTCAAGACCTCTTTTTCCCCAATCAAGGTCGTCACCTCTTTTTCCCTCTAACCTTTTTTGAGCAGGGAGTGGAGTTGCTGATGAATTTGGAGGATTCTTATTTTGAGCACCAGATTACTAGTTATGAAAATCTTCTCTTTCATGATTTAGATCCAGAAGCAAACCTTTTCTCTTTTTCTGTGAAGGAGTATCCCGATTATTTTGAAATGGAGATTTCTGAAAGTGAGCGAGTCAACGTATTCTATGGGGGAGCGGTTCTATTTCGTAAGGGGAATCTTTATCTCTTAAATCCTAAACAAATCAGCCTCCTAAAGGAAATCAAGGAGCTTCCTCAGGAGGAGAGAGGGAGAAAATGCCTCCAGTTTGACAACAGTGATCGCGACCGTCTGGCTGCCTGTCTGCCTTTGTTTGGACAGCTGGGCACAGTTTCTGCTCCTGAGCGCTTGCAAATCAGACCCTTTTCACCAATCTTTTACTTTGATAGGGAGGATGACGGCCGCATCCGTTTAGATATCCAATTTGACTATGGAGATGTTAAGGTGACTAGTCGTCAACAGCTGGAACAATTACCATTTTCAAGTGATGCCGTCTTGGAAAACCAGCTATTTCAAGTCTGTTTAGGGGCTGGTTTTGAGGCTGATTTTCAGTCTTGGAGACAGGCTTTGAAGCCAGAGGCAGTTTATTCTTTCTTTCACCATACGATTCCAGCTTTTGAGAAATTGGGTCAGTTTTTCTTGTCTGATGAGATGAATCAGCTCTACAGCGTCCAAGCTCCTCAGGTTCAAATTGAGTCCAAGGGAGGACTGTTGGAAATCCAATTTGATTTCCAAGGGATTGCCCAAGAAGAGATTGATCAAGCTCTTAAAGCCCTGACCAGTAATCAGGATTTCTATATCAGTTCTTCTGATCAAGTGTACTTTTTTGATGAGGAAACCAAGCAGATTCGTCAAAATTTGCAGGAACTGGGGGTTGAGCTAAAAGATGGTTCTTTCCAAGCGCGAAAATCTCTGGCTTATAGCCTTTCTCAGCTTTTTGAAGGTCGAAACAGGATCTCTTTCTCGGAAGAATTTCAGCATTTAGCTCATGATTTGACCCATCCAGAGGATTTTCCTTTGGGAGATATACGGGTGCAGGCGAGTTTGAGAGACTATCAGGAAAAGGGAGTCCGTTGGCTCCAGATGCTTTATCACTATGGCTTTGGTGGCATTCTGGCAGATGATATGGGACTGGGAAAAACATTGCAAACCATCGCTTTTTTGACCAGTCAGGTGACAGAAGACAGTCGGGTCTTGATTTTAGCGCCGTCAGGTTTAATCTACAACTGGGCAGATGAATTCAGGAAATTTGCCCCACAGTTGGATTTGGCTGTCGTTCATGGTTTGAAAGCGAATCGAGAAGCGATTCTTTCTGAAAATCACCAAATCTATGTGACTAGCTATGCCACCTTTCGTCAAGACAGCGAGCTTTATCAAGAGATGGCTTTTGATTTTCTCTTCTTAGATGAAGCCCAGGTCATGAAAAATGCCCAAACCAAGATTGCTCAGAGTTTGCGCCAGTTTGTGGTGCCGGCAGTCTTTGCTTTGTCAGGTACGCCTATTGAAAATCATTTAGGAGAGTTGTGGTCTATCTTTCAAATTGTGCTTCCAGGGCTCTTGCCAAGTAAAAAGGAGTTTATGAAATTACCGGCTGACCGAGTCGCGCAGTTTATCAAGCCTTTCGTCATGAGGCGTAAGAAAGAAGAAGTTCTTACAGAACTGCCTGATCTGATCGAAGTCGTCTATAAAAATGAACTGGAAGACCAACAGAAGGCCATCTATCTCGCCCAGTTGCAACAGATGCGAGACCGCCTAGCGCAAGTGACAGATCAAGAATTCCAAAGAAGTCGGGTAGAAATCTTATCTGGTCTCATGCGATTGCGCCAGATCTGCGATACGCCTGCCCTCTTCATGGACGATTACCAGGGAGCCAGTGGTAAACTCGATAGTCTCCGAGATTTATTGCTACAAGTGGCTGATGGTGGGCATCGGGTCTTGATTTTCTCCCAGTTCAAAGGAATGTTGGAAAAAATCGAGAAAGAACTCCCAGACTTGGGCTTGACCTCCTTCAAAATCACAGGTTCAACTCCTGCTCATGACAGACAGGAGATGACTAAGGCCTTTAACCAAGGGGAAAGAGATGCCTTTCTCATCTCCCTTAAGGCGGGTGGTGTTGGTCTCAATCTAACGGGAGCTGATACGGTCATTTTAGTTGACCTTTGGTGGAATCCCGCTGTCGAAGCCCAAGCTATCGGACGCGCTCACCGCATGGGACAGGAGCAGATGGTCGAGGTCTATCGTTTGATTACCAAGGGGACCATTGAAGAAAAAATCCAAGAACTTCAAGAACAAAAGAAACATTTGGTTTCCCAAGTTTTAGATGGTACGGAGTCGCGTGCGAGTCTCAGTCTGGCAGAAATTCGTGAAATTTTGGGAATTTCTGAAGCCAGCACTTGA
- a CDS encoding cystathionine gamma-synthase produces the protein MKQDRFPLVSDDEIMLTKMPVMDLYDESDFISNIKGDYRDKNYLEWSPINEEETVVSPVINKESKPSPEPKKVEKTYAELAREEARADLKKKRSAKYLTQDVSHTRRHNGSTLVRQGNQPTAPFQKENPGEFAKFSKNLSQSHYILAEEVGQVANPTPKNQAEKAKKNNYDFLKKSQIYNKKNKQTEQERQVAQELNLTRITE, from the coding sequence ATGAAACAAGATCGATTTCCATTGGTGTCAGATGATGAGATCATGCTGACCAAAATGCCAGTCATGGACTTGTACGATGAGTCAGACTTTATTAGCAATATCAAAGGTGATTACCGCGATAAGAACTATTTGGAATGGTCTCCTATCAATGAGGAAGAAACCGTAGTTTCTCCAGTGATTAACAAGGAGTCAAAGCCAAGTCCAGAACCTAAAAAAGTTGAAAAGACTTATGCAGAGTTGGCTCGAGAAGAGGCGCGTGCGGACTTGAAGAAGAAACGTTCAGCCAAGTATTTGACTCAGGATGTTAGTCATACCAGACGACACAATGGTTCAACACTTGTTCGTCAAGGAAACCAACCAACAGCACCATTTCAAAAGGAAAATCCTGGTGAGTTTGCCAAATTTAGCAAAAACTTGAGCCAGTCTCACTATATCTTAGCTGAGGAGGTTGGCCAAGTGGCGAATCCAACTCCGAAAAACCAAGCGGAAAAAGCTAAAAAGAACAACTACGATTTTCTAAAGAAGAGTCAAATCTATAATAAAAAGAATAAGCAAACAGAACAGGAACGTCAGGTTGCCCAAGAGTTGAATCTGACAAGAATTACTGAGTAG
- the murC gene encoding UDP-N-acetylmuramate--L-alanine ligase: protein MSKTYHFIGIKGSGMSALALMLHQMGHKVQGSDVEKYYFTQRGLEQAGIAILPFDEKNLQGDVEIIAGNAFRPDNNVEIAYADQNGISYKRYHEFLGSFMRDFVSMGVAGAHGKTSTTGMLSHVLSHITDTSFLIGDGTGRGSANAKYFVFESDEYERHFMPYHPEYSIITNIDFDHPDYFTSLEDVFNAFNDYAKQITKGLFVYGEDPELRKITANAPIYYYGFEAEGNDFVASDLLRSTTGSTFTVHFREQELGQFHIPTFGRHNIMNATAVIGLLYTAGFDLNLVREHLKTFAGVKRRFTEKIVNDTVIIDDFAHHPTEIIATLDAARQKYPSKEIVAIFQPHTFTRTIALLDEFAHALNQADAVYLAQIYGSAREVDHGDVKVEDLANKINKKHQVITVENVSPLLDHDNAVYVFMGAGDIQTYEYSFERLLSNLTSNVQ from the coding sequence ATGTCAAAAACATATCATTTTATTGGAATCAAGGGATCAGGGATGAGTGCCCTAGCCTTGATGTTGCACCAAATGGGACACAAGGTTCAAGGTTCAGACGTTGAAAAATACTACTTTACTCAACGTGGACTAGAGCAGGCAGGGATTGCGATTCTTCCTTTTGATGAAAAAAACCTACAAGGTGATGTGGAGATTATCGCGGGGAATGCTTTCCGTCCAGATAACAATGTTGAAATCGCCTATGCGGATCAAAATGGTATCAGCTACAAACGTTACCATGAATTCCTAGGTAGCTTTATGCGCGACTTTGTCAGCATGGGAGTGGCAGGAGCACATGGAAAAACTTCAACAACAGGTATGCTGTCACACGTCTTGTCTCACATCACAGACACCAGCTTCTTGATTGGTGACGGGACAGGTCGCGGCTCAGCCAATGCCAAATATTTTGTCTTTGAGTCAGACGAATATGAGCGCCATTTCATGCCTTACCACCCAGAATACTCTATCATCACCAACATTGACTTTGACCATCCAGACTACTTTACAAGTCTAGAGGATGTTTTCAATGCCTTTAACGACTATGCCAAACAAATTACCAAAGGTTTGTTTGTATATGGTGAAGATCCTGAGTTGCGTAAGATCACAGCCAATGCGCCAATCTATTACTATGGTTTTGAAGCTGAGGGCAATGACTTTGTAGCTAGCGATCTTCTTCGTTCTACGACTGGTTCGACATTCACCGTTCACTTCCGTGAACAAGAGTTGGGTCAATTCCACATTCCAACCTTTGGTCGTCACAATATCATGAATGCGACAGCTGTTATTGGTCTTCTTTACACAGCTGGATTTGATTTGAACTTGGTCCGTGAACACTTGAAAACTTTTGCAGGTGTTAAGCGTCGTTTCACTGAGAAAATTGTCAATGATACAGTGATCATTGATGACTTTGCCCACCATCCAACAGAAATCATTGCAACCTTGGATGCAGCTCGTCAGAAATATCCAAGCAAGGAAATCGTGGCAATCTTCCAACCGCATACCTTTACAAGAACCATTGCCTTGTTGGACGAATTTGCCCATGCTTTGAATCAAGCAGATGCCGTCTACCTAGCGCAAATCTATGGATCAGCTCGTGAGGTGGACCATGGTGATGTCAAAGTAGAAGACTTAGCCAATAAAATCAACAAGAAACACCAGGTTATCACTGTTGAAAATGTTTCTCCACTCCTAGACCATGACAATGCTGTTTATGTCTTTATGGGTGCTGGAGACATCCAAACCTATGAATATTCATTTGAACGTCTCTTGTCTAACTTGACAAGCAACGTCCAATAA
- a CDS encoding GNAT family N-acetyltransferase yields the protein MELPITIRQAILSDLEEMLAIEEANPSLEEVFSRQSLEESIRKTAGTFLVAGDENQLLGYVLGEVQSIHPKWIEIKLLTIHPDHWGQGLGTLLLAALKQMTVELDYQGILLQSPDELLSYFEMNGFVEEEMTESHYGSGSEWYLIWANPFYQEEI from the coding sequence ATGGAACTTCCAATCACAATAAGGCAAGCTATCTTATCAGATTTAGAAGAAATGTTGGCGATTGAAGAAGCCAATCCTTCGTTAGAAGAGGTATTTAGCCGCCAATCTTTAGAAGAGAGTATCCGCAAGACTGCGGGTACCTTTCTTGTAGCTGGGGATGAAAATCAGCTCTTAGGCTATGTTTTGGGAGAAGTTCAGTCTATCCATCCTAAATGGATAGAAATAAAATTATTGACCATTCATCCTGACCATTGGGGACAGGGGCTGGGAACTCTTCTTCTTGCAGCCTTGAAACAGATGACAGTCGAACTAGATTATCAAGGTATTCTTTTGCAAAGTCCTGATGAACTGCTATCATATTTTGAAATGAATGGCTTTGTTGAAGAAGAAATGACAGAAAGTCATTATGGCAGTGGTTCTGAATGGTATCTGATTTGGGCAAATCCCTTTTATCAGGAGGAAATATGA
- a CDS encoding GNAT family N-acetyltransferase, producing MKIRQARFSDLDRIIEIELENFSLEEAIPRSVFEAHLQEIQTSFLVAEKEGSILGYIEGPVVPHRHLHDQSFTEEIKDYSHQPGGYISVTCLSIAKEAQALGVGKRLLKALKEVALEHEREGINLTCHDYLIAYYEKHGFVNEGISQSSFAGETWYDMVWQPENKEN from the coding sequence ATGAAAATCAGACAAGCAAGATTTTCGGATTTAGATCGGATTATAGAGATAGAGCTAGAGAATTTTTCCCTTGAGGAAGCCATTCCTCGTTCGGTCTTTGAGGCGCATTTGCAGGAAATTCAGACCAGTTTTCTGGTAGCTGAAAAAGAGGGGAGTATTCTTGGATATATCGAAGGTCCAGTCGTCCCACACCGCCATCTCCATGATCAGTCCTTTACAGAAGAAATAAAAGACTATAGCCATCAACCTGGAGGTTATATTTCTGTGACTTGCCTATCTATTGCCAAGGAAGCACAAGCTTTGGGAGTTGGGAAAAGACTATTAAAGGCTCTGAAAGAAGTCGCTTTAGAACATGAACGAGAGGGCATTAACCTGACGTGTCATGACTACCTTATAGCCTATTATGAAAAACATGGCTTTGTTAATGAAGGAATATCCCAGTCAAGCTTTGCTGGGGAAACCTGGTATGATATGGTCTGGCAGCCTGAAAATAAAGAAAACTAG
- the mltG gene encoding endolytic transglycosylase MltG, with protein sequence MLLTEKSREEEKLSFKEQILRDLERVKEQDRREKEVEFPNLTASSSQASSATPSNRETETSTEELMADSLSVVDKILKNAPSVPPRPATGSEDTVTLEEVGEQPIIDKVEVVETEESEPEPVLPKVEPVELKHEEKEFNDTPTKIAVTYKTKESDDSIAPENALETPDSTEFSDSLREETRRSRRQGAKPAKKKSKAKGCLVTVLVFLVLVAVGGYFGYGYVQDSLKPVDASSKDYVTVQIPDGANVQEIGSTLEKSGLVKHGLIFSLYAKYYSHANLKSGYYNLKKSMSTDELIQELQKGGTPEAQAPVLTNLTIPEGYTLEQIAQTVGQLQGEFKEPLTADAFLAKAQDETFISQLVAKYPNLLGSLPTKDSGVRYRLEGYLFPATYTIKDSTTVESLIDEMVAAMDKAMSPYYATIKEKNLTVNELLSIASLVEKEGAKTEDRKKIAGVFYNRLNVGMPLQSNIAILYAQGKLGQNISLADDAGIDTTIDSPYNVYTNLGLMPGPVDSPSSDAIEASVNQTKSEYLYFVANVEDGKVYFATTKEEHDQNVAEHINSKLPQASSSN encoded by the coding sequence ATGCTTTTGACTGAAAAATCAAGAGAAGAAGAAAAATTAAGCTTTAAAGAGCAGATTCTACGTGATTTAGAAAGAGTAAAAGAACAAGATAGAAGAGAGAAAGAAGTAGAGTTTCCAAATCTGACGGCTTCGTCATCTCAAGCTAGTTCAGCAACTCCTTCAAATCGTGAAACAGAAACATCAACAGAAGAGTTGATGGCGGATTCCCTATCTGTTGTCGATAAAATCCTAAAAAATGCACCAAGTGTTCCTCCACGTCCAGCAACTGGAAGTGAAGATACAGTGACACTTGAGGAAGTGGGAGAACAGCCCATCATCGACAAGGTTGAAGTTGTAGAAACTGAAGAATCTGAACCTGAACCTGTTTTACCAAAGGTAGAACCAGTTGAGCTTAAACACGAAGAGAAAGAATTTAACGATACTCCGACTAAGATAGCGGTGACTTATAAGACGAAAGAGTCTGATGATTCAATTGCTCCTGAGAATGCGCTTGAGACACCTGACTCTACTGAGTTCTCAGACAGCTTAAGAGAAGAAACTCGTCGCAGTCGTCGCCAAGGTGCAAAACCAGCTAAGAAAAAATCAAAAGCCAAGGGTTGCCTAGTAACAGTTCTAGTTTTCCTAGTACTCGTTGCAGTTGGTGGTTACTTTGGTTATGGTTATGTGCAAGATTCCTTGAAACCTGTGGATGCGAGCTCTAAGGATTACGTAACGGTTCAAATCCCAGACGGTGCAAATGTTCAAGAAATTGGAAGCACCTTGGAAAAATCTGGTTTGGTTAAACATGGACTTATCTTTAGCCTTTATGCTAAATACTATAGTCATGCCAACTTGAAGTCAGGTTATTACAACTTGAAGAAGAGTATGAGTACGGATGAGTTGATTCAAGAATTGCAAAAAGGTGGGACTCCTGAAGCTCAGGCACCTGTTCTTACAAACTTGACAATTCCAGAGGGCTATACATTAGAGCAAATCGCTCAAACAGTAGGACAACTTCAAGGTGAATTTAAAGAACCTCTTACTGCGGATGCTTTCTTGGCAAAAGCTCAAGATGAGACCTTTATCTCACAATTAGTAGCTAAGTATCCAAACCTACTAGGAAGTCTTCCAACAAAAGACAGTGGCGTTCGTTATCGTCTTGAAGGCTACCTTTTCCCAGCGACCTATACAATCAAAGACAGTACAACTGTTGAAAGTTTGATTGATGAGATGGTTGCTGCTATGGATAAGGCTATGTCACCATATTACGCTACGATCAAAGAAAAGAATCTGACAGTTAATGAATTGCTCAGCATTGCTTCTCTTGTTGAAAAAGAAGGTGCTAAGACCGAGGACCGCAAGAAAATCGCAGGTGTCTTCTATAACCGCTTGAATGTCGGTATGCCTCTTCAAAGCAATATCGCCATCCTTTATGCTCAAGGAAAACTTGGTCAAAACATTAGTCTAGCGGATGATGCTGGAATAGATACAACGATTGATTCACCATATAATGTCTATACAAATCTTGGCCTCATGCCTGGACCGGTTGATAGCCCAAGTTCCGATGCGATTGAAGCAAGTGTAAACCAGACAAAGAGTGAGTACTTGTACTTTGTAGCCAATGTTGAAGACGGTAAAGTATACTTTGCGACGACAAAAGAAGAACATGATCAAAACGTTGCAGAGCATATCAATAGCAAGTTACCTCAAGCAAGTAGTTCAAACTAA
- the greA gene encoding transcription elongation factor GreA, with amino-acid sequence MAEKTYPMTLEEKEKLEKELEELKLVRRPEVVERIKIARSYGDLSENSEYEAAKDEQAFVEGQISSLETKIRYAEIVNSDAVAQDEVAIGKTVTIQEVGEDEEEVYIIVGSAGADAFAGKVSNESPIGRALIGKKTGDTATIETPVGSYDVKILKVEKTA; translated from the coding sequence ATGGCAGAAAAAACCTACCCAATGACCCTTGAAGAAAAGGAAAAACTAGAAAAAGAATTAGAGGAGTTGAAACTCGTTCGACGTCCTGAAGTCGTAGAGCGTATCAAGATTGCTCGTTCCTATGGAGACCTTTCAGAAAATAGTGAGTATGAAGCAGCGAAAGATGAACAAGCTTTTGTTGAAGGTCAAATTTCAAGTCTAGAAACAAAGATTCGCTATGCTGAAATTGTTAATAGCGATGCAGTTGCCCAAGATGAGGTAGCAATCGGTAAAACAGTAACAATCCAAGAAGTCGGTGAAGACGAAGAAGAGGTCTACATCATCGTCGGTTCTGCAGGTGCAGATGCTTTTGCTGGTAAAGTATCAAATGAAAGTCCGATTGGCCGTGCTTTGATTGGCAAGAAGACTGGCGATACTGCAACGATTGAAACACCAGTTGGTAGCTATGATGTCAAAATTTTAAAGGTTGAGAAAACAGCCTAA
- a CDS encoding amino acid permease, protein MSENKKKNKMERGLTNRHVQVMAIAGTIGTGLFLGAGRSISLTGPSIILIYMITGAFMFLMMRAVGEMLYQDPEQHTFINFITRHLGKGWGYFSVWSYWLSVVFIGMAEITAISDYVRFWFPTWPSWLIQLVFLTILALVNLIAVKLFGEVEFWFAMVKIVAILAMIATGVFMVLTGFKTPHGVASLANISDQFSLFPNGVMNFVMAFQMVFFAYLMIEFIGVTTSETKNPRQVLPKAVKEIPLRIIFFYGGALIAIMAIIPWSYLNSSDSPFVTVFELAGIKWAAALINFVVLTSAASALNSTLYSTGRHLYQIAHDSPNRFLKAIKVDTLSRHNVPQNAIIASAILIALAAFINVLPGVSDAFALITASSSGVYIAIYILIMAAHLKYRKSQDFMADGYLMPQYRLLNPLTILFFVFVFVTLFLQESTFMGAVGSAIWILVFGIYSQWKFRK, encoded by the coding sequence ATGAGTGAAAATAAGAAGAAAAACAAAATGGAGCGTGGTTTAACCAATCGCCATGTTCAGGTGATGGCCATTGCGGGAACAATCGGAACAGGACTTTTCTTAGGTGCTGGTCGCTCTATCAGCCTTACAGGACCTTCTATCATTCTGATTTACATGATTACAGGAGCCTTTATGTTTTTGATGATGAGGGCTGTTGGGGAGATGCTGTATCAGGATCCAGAACAGCATACCTTTATCAACTTTATCACCCGTCATTTGGGGAAAGGTTGGGGATATTTCTCAGTTTGGTCTTATTGGTTATCAGTTGTCTTTATCGGTATGGCAGAAATCACTGCCATCTCAGACTATGTCCGCTTCTGGTTTCCCACATGGCCTAGTTGGCTGATTCAGCTTGTCTTTTTAACGATTTTGGCTTTGGTCAATCTGATTGCAGTTAAGCTCTTTGGAGAAGTCGAGTTTTGGTTTGCTATGGTCAAGATTGTGGCGATTTTAGCCATGATCGCCACTGGGGTCTTTATGGTTTTGACGGGCTTTAAGACACCTCATGGTGTTGCAAGTTTGGCAAATATCAGCGACCAGTTCTCTCTTTTTCCAAACGGAGTTATGAACTTTGTCATGGCCTTTCAAATGGTATTTTTTGCCTATCTGATGATTGAGTTTATCGGGGTGACAACTTCTGAAACAAAGAACCCTCGTCAGGTCTTGCCCAAAGCTGTTAAGGAAATTCCTCTCAGAATTATCTTCTTCTACGGGGGAGCTCTCATTGCGATTATGGCCATTATTCCTTGGTCTTATCTTAATTCTTCAGATTCTCCATTTGTAACGGTCTTTGAACTGGCAGGGATCAAGTGGGCAGCGGCTCTAATCAACTTTGTTGTCTTGACCTCAGCAGCGTCTGCTCTTAACTCAACTCTCTACTCAACAGGGAGACACTTATATCAGATTGCCCATGATTCGCCCAATCGTTTCTTAAAGGCCATCAAGGTCGATACCCTTTCTCGTCACAATGTTCCACAAAATGCCATCATCGCCTCAGCGATCTTGATTGCCCTCGCTGCCTTTATCAATGTATTGCCAGGTGTTTCAGATGCCTTTGCTTTGATCACCGCATCCTCATCAGGTGTTTACATCGCGATTTATATCTTGATTATGGCGGCTCATCTCAAATACCGCAAGTCACAAGATTTCATGGCTGATGGCTACCTTATGCCTCAGTATCGCTTGCTTAATCCCCTAACCATTCTCTTTTTTGTCTTTGTTTTCGTGACTCTCTTTTTGCAAGAGTCTACTTTCATGGGGGCAGTTGGTTCTGCCATCTGGATCCTTGTTTTTGGGATTTATAGTCAGTGGAAATTTAGAAAATAA
- a CDS encoding GNAT family N-acetyltransferase → MHIRLENKESLKAQEIGDLIRAYNRSKREEAESEPLNLYVEDEKGNLMAGLVAETFGNWLEIEYLFVREELRGQGIGSKLLQQAESEAKNRNCRFAFLNSYQFQAPDFYLSHGYKEVFTLQDYPYTGKRYYYQKDL, encoded by the coding sequence ATGCACATTAGATTGGAAAATAAGGAATCGCTTAAAGCGCAAGAAATAGGGGATTTGATTCGTGCTTATAATCGTTCCAAAAGAGAAGAGGCTGAAAGCGAGCCACTGAACCTTTATGTCGAAGACGAAAAGGGCAATCTCATGGCAGGATTAGTAGCTGAGACTTTCGGAAATTGGTTGGAAATCGAATATTTGTTTGTAAGAGAGGAATTACGGGGACAAGGAATTGGTTCAAAACTACTGCAGCAAGCAGAAAGTGAAGCCAAGAATCGAAATTGTCGTTTTGCTTTTTTGAATTCTTACCAGTTTCAAGCGCCAGATTTTTATCTAAGTCATGGCTACAAGGAAGTTTTTACCTTGCAAGACTATCCCTACACAGGGAAAAGATACTATTACCAAAAGGATTTGTGA
- a CDS encoding helix-turn-helix transcriptional regulator: protein MAKNLKLKLARVELDMTQGDLAEAVGVTRQTIGLIEAGKYNPSLSLCQSICRCLGKTLDQLFWEEEDEK, encoded by the coding sequence GTGGCTAAAAATTTAAAGTTAAAACTAGCTCGGGTGGAGCTTGATATGACACAGGGTGATTTGGCAGAGGCTGTTGGTGTTACTAGGCAGACTATAGGTTTGATAGAAGCAGGGAAATACAATCCTAGTCTCTCCCTCTGCCAGTCCATTTGCAGATGCTTAGGCAAAACTTTAGATCAATTATTTTGGGAGGAAGAAGATGAAAAATAG
- a CDS encoding DUF6773 family protein, giving the protein MKNRFFYYQLLDEREEQLINKAGTESFYMFIGLILLSYLVAVLAPALFNPNILLVTLLLGIFFFFNRARQLGATYYSRFHFTILGCLVVTLAITAILMLQNYQFNIEIYQHNPLNVKYLSAWVITYLIYLPWVFIGNLGLKSYGEWAQKKFEQDMDELENGE; this is encoded by the coding sequence ATGAAAAATAGATTTTTTTATTATCAATTATTAGACGAAAGGGAAGAACAACTGATTAACAAAGCTGGGACAGAGTCTTTTTATATGTTTATCGGGCTCATTCTGCTAAGTTATTTGGTGGCTGTATTAGCACCTGCCCTTTTTAATCCTAATATTCTTCTGGTTACTCTTCTTTTAGGAATTTTCTTCTTTTTCAATCGTGCACGACAACTTGGAGCGACCTACTATAGTCGTTTTCATTTTACGATTTTGGGATGCTTAGTAGTGACTCTTGCAATTACAGCCATCTTGATGCTACAGAACTACCAGTTCAATATTGAGATTTATCAGCACAATCCTCTGAATGTTAAGTATTTGTCTGCTTGGGTTATTACTTATCTGATTTACCTTCCTTGGGTTTTTATCGGCAATCTCGGCCTTAAAAGTTATGGCGAATGGGCCCAAAAAAAGTTTGAGCAAGATATGGATGAACTTGAGAATGGAGAATAG